ATTTTCTTCGCCAACGGGACCTGGACGTTCGCACTGGAAGACACCCTCATCCGGCTGTTCCCGGGCCAGTTCTGGGTCGACGCCGGGATTGTCATCGGGGCCCTGGTGCTGATCGCTTCCGTAATCACCCTGATCCTCACCTGGCCCACCAGGAAGCGCCGAGGAATTGCCAAGGACGTCGTTGCCAAGGATGCAGACTCCAGCAATGCAGACGCCGCCGAGGCGCCGTCAAAGGACAGCGACACCGGCACCGCGGTTCGTCCGGACGCCGCGCCGGGACGCGCGCGGGGAAACTCCGCCGCCCTGTAAGGGCGGACCCTGGACCTTAGAGGGAAGGCGACCGGCACAAGTGCCGGTCGCCTTCACTGTTTGTACTTGCTTCACTGTTTGTACTAGGCGTACAGGCCGTTGATGTGCGCCTCAAAGTCACGCACGACGGCGGCCCGCTTCAGCTTCAGTGACGGCGTCAGATGACCGGACTCAACGGTGAAATCGGCATCCAGCAGGACGAAGCTGCGGATCGACTCCGCTTTCGAGACCAGCAGGTTGGCCTGGTCGATTGCACCCTGGACGGCCTCCCTGACCCGGGCGTCGGAGGTGGCCTCCGCCAGGCCCATGACCGCGATCCGCTGGGCGGAGCACCAGTTCTCCAGGCCTTCCGGATCCAGGTTGACCAGCGCGGAGACGAACGGCCGGCCGTCGCCCACCACTACTGCCTGGGCCACCAGCGGGTGCTCCCGGATCTTTTCCTCGAGCGGCCCGGGTGCCACGTTCTTGCCCCCGGCAGTGACAAGGAGGTCCTTCTTGCGCCCGGTGATGGTGAGGAAACCGTCTTCATCCAGCGAACCGAGGTCTCCGGTGCGGAAGAACCCATCCACGAACGCTTCCGCATTGGCTGCCTCGTTGGCGTGGTAGCCCTTGAAAACGCCGATGCCCTTGACCAGGATCTCGCCGTCGTCGGCCACCCGGATGGTGGTGCCCGGCACGGGAATGCCCACAGTGCCCACCTTGGTCCGTGATGGGGTGTTGGCCGTGCAGGGGGCCGTGGTTTCGGTGAGTCCGTAGCCTTCCAGCACCGGGATGCCGGCGCCACGGAAGAAGTGCGCGTCATGGGAGCTCAGCGGGCTGGCGCCGGATACCGTGTACTTCACCTGCCCGCCGAAGGCCTGTCGGAGTTTGGGGTACAGCACCCGGTCAAAGAGGGCGTGCCTGGCGCGGAGCATGAAGCCGGGGCCGTTGCCGTTTCCGCGGGCCGCGGCGTCAAGTGCCTTGGAGTAGTCGATGGCCACCGCGGACGCAGCGGTGAACAGTCGTTCCTTGCCTGCCAGGGCGGCCTTGTGGCTGGCCCCCGCGTAGACCTTCTCAAAGATCCTGGGTACCACCAGCAGGAACGTGGGTTTGAACGTCGCCAGGTCCTCCAGCAGCTGGGCGGCGCTGGCGGTGTGGCCCAGGGTGGCCCCGGCGCTGAGGCACACCACCTGGACGGCGCGGGCCAGAACGTGCGCGAGGGGGAGGAACATCAGCGTCCTGGCGCCCTCCTGCCGCAGGATCTCGGGGAGGAACTCCACGATGTTGGTGGCCACCAGGGCGAAGTTGCCGTGCGTTATCTCGCAGCCCTTGGGCTTGCCCGTGGTTCCGGACGTGTACACCAGCGAGGCGACGTCGGCGAGGCCCGCCGTGCTGCGGTGCCTCTCCAGCTCCCCGTCGGTGACGCCGGCACCAGCGGCGGCGAGGCTGGCCAGGTTGGGTGCGCCGCCGTCGTCGTCCAGCCTCACGACAGTCACCACGGCGTCGCCGAGCAGTTCGGAGCGGGCCAGGACACCGGCCACGAGCTCAGCTTTGGCCTGGTCCTCAACGAACACCCTGCGGGCGCCGGAGTCATGCAGGATCCACTCGACCTGGCTTGCCGAGGAGGTTTCATACACTGGAACGGTCACGCCGCCGGCGAACCAGATGGCGAAGTCGGCCAGGGTCCATTCGTACCGGGTTCCGGACATCACGGCCACGGTGTCGCCCGGGGCCAGGCCCCCAGCGATCAGCCCCTTCGCCAGTGCCACGACCTTGTCCAGGAACTGCTGGACGGGGATATCAACCCAGCCGTTGGGGCCCTTGCGGGCGTACACGGCATGGGAGGGGTCTTTGGCGTGCTGCCCGAGCAAAAGGTCAGTCACGTTGCTGTCCTGATCCAGCTCCACGAGCAGTTCAGTGCTTGCTTCTCTCACAGCCAGTCTCCGTTCCGGATCCGTGATTGGTCTCCCGGTACCCGTTCCATCTCCTGCGGTTCTGTGGCCCGCGGCACCCCTGCCATACTGCCCTAGATCCAGGACGGCATCCACATTCGGAACCGCCACTCCTGGTAGGGGATGATTTCCGCGGTCCAGACGGGATAGAAAAACGCGGAGAGCAGCACTGCCCCGGCCACAAACAATGCCACCAGGTAGAGCCCGGATCGCCGGCGCCACAGCGGGTCCTGCGGCCGTCCGAGCACCAGGCCAAGGCAATAGGTCAGGGCAAGTACCAGGAACGGTTCAAATGACACGGCGTAGAACGTGAACATGGTCCGTTCCGGATACATGAACCACGGGAGGTAGCCCACGGCGACCCCCGCCAGGATGGCACCGGCACGCCAGTCGCGGCGGCCCGCCCACCAGAACAGCAGGATCACCAGCGAAACCGTCGCGCTCCACCAGATCAGGGGATTGCCCACCGAAAGGATGGCCGATGTGCAGCTGGCGACGTCGCAGCCGGGGCTTCCCTGCTTGGGGGACTCGTAGAAAAATGACGTGGGGCGCCCCATCACCAGCCAGCTCCAGGCGCTCGCCTCATAGGGGTGGTCTGAGCTGAGTCCCTGGTGGAACTTGTATGCTTCCAGATGGTAGTGGGCCAGGGAACGCAGCGGGCCGGGCACCCATCCCCACTGGGCTGACGGGTTGGTGTCGGCCCAGTGGCGGAAGTAGGCATCCTTCGACTGGAACCAGCCGGCCCAGGTGGAGACGTAGACCAGGGCGGCCACCGGAACGATGCTCAGGAACGCGGGAATCCCGTCCTTGATGATGCCGCCACTGATCCACCCACGGATGCCAGCGATCCGGCGCGCGCTCAGGTCCCAGAAGACGGTCAGCAGTCCGAAGCCGGCCATGAAGAACAGGGCTGACCACTTGGTGCCGACAGCAAGTCCCAGGCAGATTCCGGCTGCGATGCGCCACCAGCGGATCCCCAGCCACGGCCCGGAAACCAGCTGGACCACGGAGGGCCGCCCGTCCGCGGCGCCGGCCTGTCGCCCCAGCCGGGCAGCCAGCCGCCGCCGGCCGTCGTCACGGTCCATCAGCAGCGCGCCGAAAGCGGCGAGGAGCCAGAACATCAGGAAGATGTCCAGCAGGGAGGTCCTGGACATCACCAGGTGGTGGCCGTCCACGGCCAGCAGGAGGCCTGCGACGGCCCCCAGTGTCAGCGAGTGGAAGAGTTTCTGCGCTATCAGCGTGATCAGGAGGACGGACAGCGTCCCCGTCAGCGCTGCACCGAACCGCCAGCCAAACGGGTTGTCCGGGCCGAACAGCCACATTCCCGCGGCGATCATCCACTTGCCAACCGGCGGGTGCACAACATACTCGGGGGAGGACAGAATGACGCCCGGGTTGCCCGCTATGAAGGAGTCGTTGGCCTTGTCCGGCCAGCTGCGCTCATAACCGCTGACCAGGAACGAATACCCGTCCTTGACGTAGTAGGTCTCGTCGAAGACCAGGCTGCGTGGACTCTCGAGGCGGACGAAGCGAAGGATCCCGCCGATCGCCGCCGTGATGGTCGGAATGAGCCAGAACCAGAGGCGCAGCGACGGCGGATAGTCGCGCCAGCTGCGGATGTCCCGGAGCAGCCGCTCCCGCAGGGCACTTTCCGTGAACGCTTCCCGCGGACGGCGGATCCACCGGTGGCCCTCAAGGTTGCGGCCCAAAGCCCTGGACGCCGGCTGCGCCGGTTTGGCCGGGTCGGCCTCGACAGGTGGTACGGAGGTCTGCGTCACGTGCCCATGCTACCTTTTGGCGCTGGAAGAGCCTGCCAGCAGTAGGCTGGTCGTGTGGACCAACAACTCAGTACTTCCCGCGCGAGCGGCTCCGATGATGCCGGCACTTCTTCAGGGGAAGGTTCGGCTTTAGAGGCAGGTTCGACCCCGTCCGAGACCCCGCCCGGGTCGGCAGGCGCCACGGATGAAGCTTGGTCGCCGGCCACGGAAGGTGCGGCCCGCCCCGCGGAAGGGCAGCCGGGCAGGATCGTGCTCGCGGCGACACCCATCGGCAATGTCGGCGATGCGTCACCCCGGCTGGTTGAACTCCTCACCACGGCTGACATCGTTGCCGCCGAGGACACCCGGCGCCTGCACCGGCTGGTGCAGAACCTGGGAGTCGCCGTGGCCGGGCGGATCATCAGCTACCACGAGCACAACGAAGCCGTAAAGACCGCCGAACTCCTGGACCAGGTGCGGGCAGGGAAGACCATCGTGATGGTGACCGACGCCGGAATGCCCGCCGTCTCGGATCCGGGTTTCCGGCTGGTTGAGGGTGCTGTGGCCGCCGGGCTGACGGTCACCGCCGTGCCGGGGCCGTCGGCCGTCCTGACAGCACTCGCCCTCTCCGGCCTTCCCACGGACCGTTTTTGTTTTGAGGGATTCCTTCCCCGCAAGGCCGGAGAGCGCGCCTCCCGGCTGTCCGAGCTGGACGCGGAACGCCGGACGATGGTTTTCTTCGAGGCGCCGCACCGGCTGGAACCGATGCTTCGGGCGCTGCGTGAGCGCTTCGGCGGCGACCGCCCGGCCGCGGTGTGCCGTGAGCTGACCAAGACATACGAAGAAGTTATCCGCGGCCCGCTGACCGACCTCCTTAAATGGGCAGAAACAAACGAAGTGCGCGGCGAAATAGCCGTGGTG
Above is a window of Arthrobacter sp. FB24 DNA encoding:
- the rsmI gene encoding 16S rRNA (cytidine(1402)-2'-O)-methyltransferase, yielding MVLAATPIGNVGDASPRLVELLTTADIVAAEDTRRLHRLVQNLGVAVAGRIISYHEHNEAVKTAELLDQVRAGKTIVMVTDAGMPAVSDPGFRLVEGAVAAGLTVTAVPGPSAVLTALALSGLPTDRFCFEGFLPRKAGERASRLSELDAERRTMVFFEAPHRLEPMLRALRERFGGDRPAAVCRELTKTYEEVIRGPLTDLLKWAETNEVRGEIAVVVGGAPEREPGRPEDHVAAVNGLIAQGIRLKEAVAAVAEDAKVSKRELYSAVLAAR
- a CDS encoding AMP-dependent synthetase/ligase, whose product is MREASTELLVELDQDSNVTDLLLGQHAKDPSHAVYARKGPNGWVDIPVQQFLDKVVALAKGLIAGGLAPGDTVAVMSGTRYEWTLADFAIWFAGGVTVPVYETSSASQVEWILHDSGARRVFVEDQAKAELVAGVLARSELLGDAVVTVVRLDDDGGAPNLASLAAAGAGVTDGELERHRSTAGLADVASLVYTSGTTGKPKGCEITHGNFALVATNIVEFLPEILRQEGARTLMFLPLAHVLARAVQVVCLSAGATLGHTASAAQLLEDLATFKPTFLLVVPRIFEKVYAGASHKAALAGKERLFTAASAVAIDYSKALDAAARGNGNGPGFMLRARHALFDRVLYPKLRQAFGGQVKYTVSGASPLSSHDAHFFRGAGIPVLEGYGLTETTAPCTANTPSRTKVGTVGIPVPGTTIRVADDGEILVKGIGVFKGYHANEAANAEAFVDGFFRTGDLGSLDEDGFLTITGRKKDLLVTAGGKNVAPGPLEEKIREHPLVAQAVVVGDGRPFVSALVNLDPEGLENWCSAQRIAVMGLAEATSDARVREAVQGAIDQANLLVSKAESIRSFVLLDADFTVESGHLTPSLKLKRAAVVRDFEAHINGLYA
- a CDS encoding dolichyl-phosphate-mannose--protein mannosyltransferase: MTQTSVPPVEADPAKPAQPASRALGRNLEGHRWIRRPREAFTESALRERLLRDIRSWRDYPPSLRLWFWLIPTITAAIGGILRFVRLESPRSLVFDETYYVKDGYSFLVSGYERSWPDKANDSFIAGNPGVILSSPEYVVHPPVGKWMIAAGMWLFGPDNPFGWRFGAALTGTLSVLLITLIAQKLFHSLTLGAVAGLLLAVDGHHLVMSRTSLLDIFLMFWLLAAFGALLMDRDDGRRRLAARLGRQAGAADGRPSVVQLVSGPWLGIRWWRIAAGICLGLAVGTKWSALFFMAGFGLLTVFWDLSARRIAGIRGWISGGIIKDGIPAFLSIVPVAALVYVSTWAGWFQSKDAYFRHWADTNPSAQWGWVPGPLRSLAHYHLEAYKFHQGLSSDHPYEASAWSWLVMGRPTSFFYESPKQGSPGCDVASCTSAILSVGNPLIWWSATVSLVILLFWWAGRRDWRAGAILAGVAVGYLPWFMYPERTMFTFYAVSFEPFLVLALTYCLGLVLGRPQDPLWRRRSGLYLVALFVAGAVLLSAFFYPVWTAEIIPYQEWRFRMWMPSWI